From a single Hymenobacter sp. YIM 151500-1 genomic region:
- a CDS encoding zinc dependent phospholipase C family protein produces the protein MRRWFLPCSITSVLILTASISAHAWGFFGHRLINRLAVYTLPPGLVGFYKAHIDYLTDNATRPDSRRTVVPGEAPRHFLDVDVYGNSALHKLPRSYTDAVALLGEDSLLRHGIVPWQVARMKGQLTAAFQAHDADQVLRLSADLGHYIADACVPLHTTHNYNGQLTGQRGIHGLWESRLPELLSNGYDFFTGPAPYLDRPADAIWQAVGRSHAAVDSVLGLEWEVSQQFAEDRKYGFEQRGTQTVRTYSRDFARAYHQRLSGQVERQMRLSVRLVGAFWYTAWVDAGQPDLSTFPRSASEAEQQRLAREAAELKQAPAATVPGHEE, from the coding sequence ATGAGGCGCTGGTTTTTACCTTGTAGTATTACTAGTGTACTTATTCTGACTGCCTCTATATCGGCCCACGCCTGGGGCTTCTTCGGGCACCGCTTAATCAATCGGCTGGCCGTGTACACGCTGCCGCCGGGGCTGGTGGGCTTCTACAAAGCGCACATCGACTACCTCACCGACAATGCCACCCGGCCCGACTCGCGGCGCACGGTGGTGCCCGGCGAAGCCCCGCGCCACTTCCTCGACGTGGACGTGTACGGCAACTCGGCCCTGCACAAACTGCCCCGCTCCTACACCGATGCCGTGGCCCTGCTGGGCGAAGATTCCTTGCTGCGGCACGGCATCGTGCCCTGGCAGGTGGCTCGCATGAAAGGCCAGCTGACGGCCGCCTTCCAGGCCCACGATGCCGACCAGGTGCTGCGCCTCTCCGCCGACCTGGGCCATTACATAGCCGACGCCTGCGTGCCTCTGCACACCACCCACAATTACAACGGGCAGCTCACGGGGCAGCGGGGCATTCATGGCCTCTGGGAAAGCCGCTTGCCCGAGCTGCTCAGCAACGGCTACGACTTCTTCACCGGCCCCGCGCCCTACCTCGACCGGCCCGCCGATGCCATCTGGCAGGCTGTGGGCCGCTCCCACGCCGCCGTCGATTCGGTGCTAGGGCTGGAGTGGGAGGTGAGCCAGCAGTTTGCCGAGGACCGGAAGTACGGCTTCGAGCAGCGCGGCACCCAGACCGTCCGCACGTACTCCCGCGACTTTGCCCGCGCCTACCACCAACGCCTGAGCGGCCAAGTGGAGCGGCAGATGCGCCTGTCGGTGCGCTTGGTGGGTGCGTTTTGGTACACGGCCTGGGTAGACGCCGGCCAGCCCGACCTCAGCACCTTCCCGCGCTCCGCCTCCGAAGCTGAACAGCAGCGCCTGGCCCGCGAAGCCGCCGAGCTGAAACAAGCTCCCGCTGCCACCGTGCCGGGGCATGAGGAATGA
- a CDS encoding DUF4241 domain-containing protein: MQRPLRFGLLIALLRFGLLIALFGLEALSCTQPPIGSLISPGQVTVSRPPYDVKAKPTLFETSFFPNVRVDQDSIVFELHRGFLGNLPITSGKVVAADPVSLAPGAPPFTTQFPRGRFPVELAIARFNGDERIAFARILFSGEPVASWELALLPGQEPLPLFGKEYYGYPVDGGMAVFVDAAGTVPLNRFLADRASAENFFITSSQFADASPNRGFLYAFHSDTLAAFSTGFGDGSYATYVGLDAQHRPCRLLADFQVIPW, from the coding sequence ATGCAACGGCCGCTTCGCTTTGGGTTATTAATAGCGCTGCTTCGCTTTGGGTTATTAATAGCGCTATTTGGCTTGGAGGCATTGAGCTGTACCCAGCCCCCAATTGGCTCACTAATATCGCCGGGGCAGGTGACGGTGAGCCGGCCTCCGTATGATGTGAAAGCCAAGCCGACCCTTTTCGAAACGAGCTTTTTCCCTAACGTCCGGGTAGACCAGGACAGTATTGTCTTTGAGCTACACCGGGGCTTTCTAGGTAATCTGCCCATCACGTCCGGCAAGGTCGTTGCGGCAGATCCGGTTTCACTTGCTCCTGGAGCGCCTCCTTTTACGACCCAATTTCCGCGAGGGCGGTTTCCGGTTGAGCTGGCTATAGCACGCTTTAACGGTGACGAGCGGATAGCCTTTGCCCGCATACTGTTCTCTGGAGAGCCGGTGGCAAGCTGGGAGCTGGCGCTACTACCCGGCCAGGAACCGTTACCGCTATTCGGTAAAGAATATTATGGCTATCCAGTGGACGGTGGTATGGCTGTGTTTGTGGATGCTGCTGGCACTGTGCCGTTAAACCGCTTTTTGGCGGACAGAGCTTCAGCAGAGAATTTTTTCATCACCAGTTCCCAATTCGCTGATGCTTCGCCAAACCGGGGTTTTCTCTATGCCTTTCATTCCGATACATTAGCTGCCTTTTCAACGGGTTTCGGAGATGGGTCTTATGCTACTTACGTGGGATTGGACGCGCAACATCGGCCCTGTCGATTATTAGCTGATTTTCAAGTTATTCCTTGGTAG
- the def gene encoding peptide deformylase — protein sequence MIYPIVAYGDPVLKTPAKDLPADFPAAELQQLVQDMFDTMYHAHGVGLAAPQIGKSLRLFVIDSEPMLDEDEDGNPLVEEPTAAPVKQAFINPRIISETGEEWGFEEGCLSIPGVRETVYRCPIIVLRYEDENRQPHEKTFSGMTARVIQHEYDHLEGVLFTDHVSGLKKQLLKGKLSRISKGDVKAEYRMKFAGQGRR from the coding sequence ATGATTTACCCCATTGTCGCCTACGGCGACCCGGTACTAAAAACCCCGGCCAAAGACCTGCCCGCCGATTTTCCGGCCGCTGAGCTGCAGCAGTTGGTGCAGGATATGTTCGACACCATGTACCACGCCCACGGCGTGGGGCTGGCCGCTCCCCAAATCGGCAAGAGCCTGCGCCTGTTCGTCATCGACTCCGAACCCATGCTGGATGAGGACGAAGACGGCAACCCGCTGGTGGAGGAGCCCACGGCCGCGCCCGTCAAGCAGGCCTTCATCAACCCACGCATCATCAGCGAGACCGGGGAAGAATGGGGCTTCGAGGAAGGCTGCCTGAGTATTCCGGGCGTGCGCGAAACCGTGTACCGCTGCCCGATTATTGTGCTGCGCTACGAAGACGAAAACCGCCAGCCCCACGAAAAAACCTTCTCGGGCATGACGGCCCGCGTCATCCAGCACGAGTACGACCACCTGGAGGGCGTGCTGTTCACCGACCATGTGTCGGGCCTGAAGAAGCAGCTGCTCAAGGGCAAGCTCAGCCGCATCAGCAAGGGCGACGTGAAAGCCGAGTACCGAATGAAATTCGCGGGCCAGGGCCGGCGGTAA
- the ruvX gene encoding Holliday junction resolvase RuvX: MGRILAIDYGHKRVGLAVTDPLQLIATPLDTVHSQDLLTYLKAYHQREPLAALVVGMPKNLNNEATDSTSAVVGLVRRLRKEFPAVPVHEIDERFTSRMAQAAMLAGGLSKKDRRDKATVDRVSATLILQSFLESR, translated from the coding sequence ATGGGCCGAATTCTTGCTATCGACTACGGCCACAAACGGGTAGGCCTGGCCGTTACCGACCCACTGCAGCTTATTGCCACGCCCCTCGATACGGTGCACAGCCAAGACCTGCTAACGTATCTGAAAGCATACCACCAGCGGGAGCCGCTGGCTGCCCTGGTGGTAGGCATGCCCAAAAACCTCAACAACGAAGCCACCGACTCGACCAGCGCGGTGGTGGGCCTGGTGCGGCGCCTGCGCAAAGAGTTTCCCGCCGTGCCAGTGCACGAAATAGACGAGCGGTTTACCTCGCGCATGGCCCAGGCCGCCATGCTGGCCGGCGGGCTCAGCAAAAAAGACCGCCGCGACAAAGCCACCGTAGACCGTGTGTCGGCTACGCTGATTCTGCAATCCTTTCTCGAATCCCGATGA
- a CDS encoding S41 family peptidase: MTTAPHDSPMPASEPTPRKSRRQVRQPWLLGLALVCGVLLGANPFRPSDQNPDGTARGYLKFKEILSYVDRDYVDSVNAEELSDYAITRMLERLDPHSVFIPARQQQQASAFLQSDFDGVGVEFNLFHDTVTVVAPLSGGPADHAGLQPGDRILAVNGERVSGVHTTTEQMFSKLRGPRGSSVLLQVLRRGQPRPLSLQVLRNRIPNSSVDVAYMLDNQTGYLKVSRFANGTYDEFKAALGDLRRQGLTRLILDLRGNPGGYLDRATKMADEFIGGTKKIVYTDGKGDQYDTQTFSRVAGEFEEGALVVLVDEGSASAAEVLAGALQDHDRALLVGRRTFGKGLVQQPIALNDGSELRLTIARYYTPSGRSIQKSYRRGVAEYEKDLENRQRHGELFHADSIHFADSLRFHTAGGRTVYGGGGIMPDLFIPRDTTAFSAYYTRLQSHNLVREFALAFFQEHKAELEALRFEQYNQTFRISDAQLQQLAARAAQDGVAQDPAGLRRCSALLRSQLKALVARSAYGKAAYHQVLNQDDAEVQQALRAMQEPTTAMLGLMGK, translated from the coding sequence ATGACCACCGCACCACATGACTCGCCGATGCCTGCGTCGGAGCCAACCCCGCGTAAATCGCGGCGGCAGGTGCGTCAGCCGTGGTTGCTGGGCTTGGCCCTGGTTTGCGGAGTGCTGCTGGGAGCCAACCCGTTCCGGCCCTCCGACCAGAACCCGGACGGCACGGCCCGCGGCTATCTGAAATTCAAGGAAATTCTCTCCTACGTTGACCGCGACTACGTGGACTCGGTCAACGCCGAGGAGCTGTCGGACTACGCTATTACCCGGATGCTGGAGCGCCTCGATCCGCACTCGGTCTTTATCCCGGCCCGGCAGCAGCAGCAGGCATCCGCGTTTCTGCAAAGCGACTTTGACGGGGTAGGAGTGGAATTTAACTTGTTTCACGACACCGTAACCGTAGTGGCCCCACTCAGCGGCGGCCCCGCCGACCACGCCGGCCTGCAGCCCGGCGACCGAATTCTGGCGGTGAACGGAGAGCGGGTATCGGGCGTGCACACTACCACCGAGCAGATGTTCAGTAAGCTGCGTGGCCCCCGCGGCAGCAGCGTGCTGCTACAAGTGCTGCGCCGCGGCCAGCCCCGGCCGCTTTCGCTGCAAGTACTGCGCAACCGCATCCCCAACTCGTCGGTAGATGTGGCCTACATGCTGGATAACCAGACCGGCTACCTGAAAGTGAGCCGCTTTGCCAACGGTACCTACGACGAGTTTAAAGCCGCCCTCGGCGACCTGCGCCGCCAGGGCCTCACCCGCCTCATCCTCGACCTGCGCGGCAACCCCGGTGGCTACCTCGACCGCGCCACCAAAATGGCCGACGAGTTCATTGGGGGCACCAAGAAAATTGTATACACCGACGGCAAAGGCGACCAGTACGACACCCAGACCTTCTCGCGGGTAGCCGGCGAGTTTGAGGAAGGCGCCTTGGTAGTACTGGTAGACGAAGGCAGCGCCTCGGCCGCCGAGGTACTGGCCGGCGCCCTGCAAGACCACGACCGGGCCCTGCTAGTGGGGCGCCGCACCTTCGGCAAGGGCCTCGTGCAGCAGCCCATTGCCCTGAACGACGGCTCGGAGCTGCGCCTCACCATTGCCCGCTACTACACGCCCTCGGGCCGCAGCATTCAGAAGTCGTACCGCCGGGGCGTGGCCGAGTACGAAAAGGACCTGGAGAACCGCCAGCGCCACGGTGAGCTGTTCCATGCCGACAGCATCCATTTCGCCGATTCGCTACGCTTCCACACGGCCGGGGGCCGCACCGTGTACGGGGGCGGGGGCATCATGCCCGACCTGTTTATACCGCGCGACACCACGGCATTTTCGGCGTACTATACCCGCCTGCAAAGCCACAACCTGGTACGGGAGTTTGCCCTGGCTTTCTTTCAGGAGCACAAAGCGGAGCTGGAAGCTCTGCGCTTCGAGCAGTACAACCAAACCTTCCGCATCAGCGACGCCCAGCTGCAGCAGCTAGCTGCCCGCGCCGCCCAGGACGGGGTGGCCCAGGACCCCGCCGGCCTGCGCCGCTGCTCGGCCCTGCTGCGTAGCCAGCTAAAAGCCCTGGTAGCCCGCAGCGCCTATGGCAAAGCCGCCTACCACCAGGTGCTCAACCAGGACGATGCCGAGGTGCAACAGGCCCTGCGCGCCATGCAAGAGCCTACCACGGCCATGCTGGGCCTCATGGGCAAGTAA